From one Streptomyces sp. CA-210063 genomic stretch:
- a CDS encoding 3' terminal RNA ribose 2'-O-methyltransferase Hen1, which translates to MFLTISTTGTPERPATDLGFLLHKHPDKTQAFSTSYGKAHVLYPEADAERCTAALLLEVDAVALVRRGKGKGRGGAPDAALAQYVNDRPYAASSLLAVALNDVFSSAVRGHCKARPELPEQTRPLRVEIPALPARGGPDLVVKLFEPLGWTVTAEAVALDTAFPEWGASRYVRLVLESESLTLAEALRHLYVLLPVLDDAKHYWVSSDEVDKLLRAGEGWLPDHPEHKLITSRYLSRRWSLTRQAMERLELVRLAEADDSEVEEIDNAVEEGEVEETVDDAVEQAVDGETEEKPTPLVVRRRDAIIAALKESGAARVLDLGCGQGQLVQALLKDVRFTEIVGTDVSMRALTIASRRLKLDRMGERQASRVQLFQSSLAYTDNRLKGYDAAVLSEVIEHVDLPRLPALEYAVFGSARPRTVLVTTPNVEYNVRWETLPAGHVRHGDHRFEWTREEFRTWAATVAERHGYEVEFVPIGPDDPEVGPPTQMAVFKQRGTDEKEAKAA; encoded by the coding sequence GTGTTCCTGACGATCAGTACCACCGGTACCCCAGAGCGCCCCGCGACCGACCTCGGCTTCCTGCTGCACAAGCATCCCGACAAGACGCAGGCGTTCTCCACCTCCTACGGCAAGGCGCACGTCCTCTACCCGGAGGCGGACGCCGAGCGGTGCACGGCCGCGCTGTTGCTGGAGGTGGACGCGGTGGCGCTGGTCCGGCGCGGCAAGGGCAAGGGCCGTGGCGGCGCACCCGACGCGGCGCTCGCCCAGTACGTCAACGACCGCCCGTACGCGGCCTCCTCCCTCCTCGCCGTCGCGCTGAACGACGTCTTCTCCAGCGCCGTGCGCGGCCACTGCAAGGCCCGTCCCGAACTCCCGGAGCAGACCCGCCCGCTGCGCGTCGAGATACCGGCGCTGCCCGCGCGCGGCGGCCCGGACCTCGTCGTCAAGCTCTTCGAGCCGCTCGGCTGGACGGTCACGGCCGAGGCGGTGGCGCTGGACACCGCGTTCCCGGAGTGGGGCGCCTCCCGTTACGTACGGCTCGTCCTGGAGTCGGAGTCGCTGACCCTCGCCGAGGCGCTGCGCCACCTGTATGTGCTGCTGCCGGTCCTCGACGACGCCAAGCACTACTGGGTGTCGTCCGACGAGGTCGACAAGCTGCTGCGGGCGGGCGAGGGCTGGCTCCCGGACCACCCGGAGCACAAGCTGATCACCAGCCGTTACCTGTCCCGCCGCTGGTCGCTGACCCGGCAGGCCATGGAGCGGTTGGAACTCGTGCGGCTGGCCGAGGCCGACGACAGCGAGGTCGAGGAGATCGACAACGCGGTCGAGGAGGGCGAGGTCGAGGAGACCGTGGACGACGCGGTCGAGCAGGCGGTGGACGGCGAAACCGAGGAGAAGCCGACACCGCTCGTCGTGCGGCGCCGGGACGCGATCATCGCCGCGCTCAAGGAGTCGGGAGCGGCTCGCGTGCTCGATCTCGGCTGTGGCCAGGGCCAGTTGGTGCAGGCGTTGCTCAAGGACGTGCGCTTCACCGAGATCGTCGGCACCGACGTGTCGATGCGCGCCCTCACCATCGCCTCCCGACGACTCAAGCTCGACCGCATGGGCGAGCGCCAGGCCTCCCGCGTCCAGCTGTTCCAGAGCTCCCTCGCCTACACCGACAACCGGCTCAAGGGCTACGACGCCGCCGTGCTCTCCGAGGTGATCGAGCACGTCGACCTGCCCCGGCTGCCCGCCCTGGAGTACGCGGTGTTCGGCTCGGCCCGCCCCCGCACCGTCCTCGTGACGACCCCGAACGTCGAGTACAACGTCCGCTGGGAGACCCTCCCCGCCGGGCATGTCCGGCACGGCGACCACCGCTTCGAGTGGACCCGCGAGGAGTTCCGGACGTGGGCGGCCACCGTGGCCGAACGGCACGGCTACGAGGTCGAGTTCGTGCCGATCGGACCCGACGACCCGGAGGTGGGACCGCCCACCCAGATGGCCGTGTTCAAGCAGCGCGGCACCGACGAGAAGGAGGCGAAGGCGGCATGA
- a CDS encoding esterase-like activity of phytase family protein — protein MPRHRRRVRRRHVALAGLTASALLGGVAFAGGFAADAAPEADSAPKKTQNGITLLDTLTVPAGTTELGMPFGGLSGIDYDPKTHTYAALSDDRSENGKARFYSLRLPLEDKEFAEDKPALDALTVLDDRTGEPFAPKAVDPEAIRWNPDGKGLLWTSEGASASGQPAFVRETSASGAHLRDLPLPKAYAPVRSESGTLTAGVRNNQALEGLTLTPDGREVVTITENALVQDGPAAGLTAKSPSRLLVTDRRTGEAEAEHVYEVDPISAAPTAPLPAPVGTYAADRGVSEILAINKTDYLTVERSFASGVGFAIRLYWTTTRGATDVHGEDRLSGSERPMPKKLLYDFTLSGTDADNVEGITWGPTLPDGSRTLVLVADDNFGFNGSVTKFHLLSVRPGVLTGAFPVTPKQPSTVDVQLLSFNDFHGNLEPPTGRDANLGSKLDAKSTPVGGAEYLAARLKQLRAGTDASLTVAAGDVIGASPFLSGLFHDEPTVESMEKLHLDVTSVGNHEFDEGTEELLRIQHGGCHPEDGCYLEDEPYDGSAFPWLAANVLDRTTGEPLLAPTWVKKVDGVEVGFIGMTLEGTPEVTGQSGIKSVRFTDEVETADAAARKLRRQGVEAIVVLLHEGGVQAGSYGQCDGISGPIVDIAKHLDPAIDAVVTGHTHQPYICSLPDPAGNPRSVTSASSFGRVVTETRLPVDRRTGDVVRDQVAAMNHLVTRTVTKDADQTAVIDKWKALSAPLANRVVGSVTADITRSETRDAESDLANLVADAQLAATSAPERGGAQIALMNPGGVRADLVHASSTGGEAPGEITYAEAFAVQPFAGSLVSVDLTGARIEKILEEQFNDSGTRAPTLMLGVSKGLTYSFSRSAPVGDRIDPSSIKLNGEPLKPDTTYRVTANTFLAAGGDGFTTFAEGGNTVGGGDDITALTDYLTAHSPVAPPGTDRVTELP, from the coding sequence ATGCCCCGACACCGACGGCGAGTCCGCCGCAGACACGTGGCGCTCGCCGGCCTCACCGCCTCCGCCCTCCTCGGCGGCGTCGCCTTCGCCGGCGGCTTCGCGGCCGACGCGGCCCCCGAAGCGGACAGCGCCCCGAAGAAGACCCAGAACGGCATCACCCTCCTCGACACCCTCACCGTCCCCGCCGGAACCACCGAACTCGGCATGCCCTTCGGCGGCCTCTCCGGTATCGACTACGACCCGAAGACCCACACCTACGCCGCCCTCAGCGACGACCGCTCGGAGAACGGCAAGGCCCGCTTCTACTCGCTCCGACTGCCGCTCGAGGACAAGGAGTTCGCCGAGGACAAGCCTGCCCTCGACGCCCTGACCGTCCTCGACGACAGGACCGGCGAACCCTTCGCCCCGAAGGCCGTCGACCCGGAGGCGATCCGCTGGAACCCGGACGGCAAGGGTCTGCTGTGGACCAGTGAGGGCGCCTCGGCCTCCGGGCAGCCGGCGTTCGTCCGTGAGACGTCCGCGTCCGGTGCGCACCTACGCGACCTGCCGCTGCCGAAGGCGTACGCCCCGGTCCGCTCGGAGTCGGGCACACTCACCGCCGGGGTCCGCAACAACCAGGCCCTGGAGGGGCTGACCCTCACCCCGGACGGGCGCGAGGTCGTCACGATCACCGAGAACGCGCTCGTCCAGGACGGCCCGGCGGCCGGACTGACCGCCAAGAGCCCGTCCCGGCTGCTGGTGACGGACCGCCGTACCGGCGAGGCGGAGGCGGAGCACGTCTACGAGGTCGACCCGATCTCCGCCGCGCCCACCGCCCCGCTGCCCGCCCCCGTCGGCACGTACGCGGCGGACCGGGGCGTCTCCGAGATCCTCGCGATCAACAAGACCGACTACCTCACCGTCGAGCGCTCCTTCGCCTCCGGTGTCGGTTTCGCGATCCGCCTGTACTGGACCACCACCCGAGGCGCGACGGACGTACACGGCGAGGACAGGCTGTCCGGCTCCGAGAGGCCCATGCCGAAGAAGCTGCTCTACGACTTCACCCTCTCCGGCACGGACGCCGACAACGTCGAGGGCATCACCTGGGGCCCGACCCTGCCCGACGGCTCCCGCACCCTCGTCCTCGTCGCCGACGACAACTTCGGCTTCAACGGCAGCGTCACCAAGTTCCATCTGCTGTCCGTGCGCCCCGGCGTCCTGACCGGCGCTTTCCCCGTCACCCCGAAGCAGCCGTCCACCGTCGACGTCCAACTGCTCTCCTTCAACGACTTCCACGGCAACCTGGAGCCGCCCACGGGCCGTGACGCCAACCTCGGCTCCAAGCTGGACGCGAAGTCCACGCCGGTCGGCGGCGCCGAGTATCTGGCGGCCCGGCTGAAGCAGCTCCGCGCGGGCACGGACGCCTCGCTGACCGTCGCCGCCGGTGACGTCATAGGCGCCAGCCCCTTCCTCTCCGGCCTCTTCCACGACGAACCGACCGTCGAGTCCATGGAGAAACTGCACCTGGACGTCACCAGCGTCGGCAACCACGAATTCGACGAGGGCACCGAGGAACTGCTGCGCATCCAGCACGGCGGCTGCCACCCCGAGGACGGCTGCTACCTCGAGGACGAGCCGTACGACGGCTCCGCCTTCCCGTGGCTCGCGGCCAACGTCCTCGACCGCACCACCGGCGAGCCGCTCCTCGCCCCCACCTGGGTCAAGAAGGTCGACGGCGTCGAGGTCGGCTTCATCGGCATGACCCTGGAGGGCACCCCCGAGGTCACCGGCCAGTCCGGCATCAAATCCGTGCGCTTCACCGACGAGGTCGAGACCGCCGACGCCGCCGCCCGCAAGCTCCGCCGGCAGGGCGTCGAGGCGATCGTGGTCCTGCTCCACGAGGGCGGTGTGCAGGCAGGCTCGTACGGGCAGTGCGACGGCATCTCCGGCCCCATCGTCGACATCGCGAAGCACCTGGACCCGGCCATCGACGCCGTCGTCACCGGCCACACCCACCAGCCGTACATCTGCTCCCTGCCCGACCCGGCCGGCAACCCCCGCTCGGTCACCTCGGCCTCGTCCTTCGGCCGCGTCGTCACCGAGACGCGCCTCCCGGTGGACCGCCGTACCGGCGACGTCGTACGCGACCAGGTCGCCGCGATGAACCACCTCGTCACCCGCACCGTCACCAAGGACGCCGACCAGACGGCCGTCATCGACAAGTGGAAGGCGCTCTCCGCGCCCCTCGCCAACCGCGTCGTCGGCAGCGTCACCGCCGACATCACCCGCTCCGAGACCCGCGACGCCGAGTCGGACCTCGCGAACCTCGTCGCCGACGCCCAGCTGGCCGCCACCTCGGCACCCGAACGAGGCGGCGCCCAGATCGCGTTGATGAACCCCGGCGGCGTACGGGCGGACCTCGTCCACGCCTCCTCGACGGGCGGCGAGGCGCCGGGCGAGATCACCTACGCCGAGGCCTTCGCCGTACAGCCCTTCGCCGGGTCCCTGGTGTCGGTCGACCTCACCGGAGCACGGATCGAGAAGATCCTGGAGGAACAGTTCAACGACTCCGGCACCCGCGCACCCACCCTGATGCTGGGCGTCTCCAAGGGCCTGACCTACTCCTTCTCCCGCAGCGCCCCGGTCGGCGACCGCATCGACCCGTCATCGATCAAGCTGAACGGTGAACCGCTGAAGCCCGACACCACGTACCGCGTGACCGCCAACACCTTCCTCGCGGCGGGCGGCGACGGCTTCACCACCTTCGCCGAGGGCGGGAACACGGTCGGAGGCGGCGACGACATCACCGCGCTGACCGACTACCTCACCGCTCACAGCCCGGTGGCACCACCGGGGACGGACCGGGTGACCGAACTGCCCTGA
- a CDS encoding ABC transporter permease, with the protein MNSVLDVVLSSAFLAAVLRVATPYLLAAMGGLVAERAGISNIALEGQMLSAACTGALVAGYSGSVAAGALAGVAVAVLLGVLLAALRLELGADAIIAGIGLNLLASGGTAYAVFTLLDDKGGTSGLKSGTLPTVTLPGIEHIPVVGEVLSGQNLVTWLAFLAAPFVAWLFFRTRFGFHLRAVGEMPDAAASVGIAVRRVQYAGLALSGALAGLAGVFLSMGYVSFFVRDMTAGRGFIALAAVFLGGLRPWGVFLAALGFGAAEALAVQLGTLDVPPQLVSTIPYAMTLLALALYAWRRKRRGVGEVAPASL; encoded by the coding sequence ATGAACTCCGTCCTCGACGTCGTCCTCAGCAGCGCCTTCCTCGCGGCCGTGCTGCGCGTCGCGACCCCCTATCTGCTCGCCGCCATGGGCGGACTCGTCGCCGAACGCGCCGGCATCAGCAACATCGCCCTGGAGGGCCAGATGCTGAGCGCCGCCTGCACGGGCGCGCTGGTCGCCGGCTACAGCGGATCGGTCGCCGCCGGAGCCCTGGCCGGGGTAGCCGTGGCCGTCCTCCTCGGTGTGCTGCTCGCCGCGCTCCGCCTGGAATTGGGCGCCGACGCGATCATCGCCGGCATCGGCCTCAACCTGCTCGCCTCCGGCGGCACCGCCTACGCCGTCTTCACCCTCCTCGACGACAAGGGCGGCACCTCAGGCCTCAAGAGCGGCACCCTGCCGACGGTCACCCTGCCCGGCATCGAGCACATCCCGGTGGTGGGCGAGGTGCTGAGCGGCCAGAACCTGGTCACCTGGCTGGCCTTCCTCGCCGCCCCCTTCGTGGCCTGGCTCTTCTTCCGCACCCGCTTCGGCTTCCACCTCCGCGCGGTCGGCGAGATGCCGGACGCCGCCGCCTCGGTCGGCATCGCGGTACGGCGCGTCCAGTACGCCGGGCTCGCCCTCAGCGGCGCGCTCGCCGGGCTCGCCGGGGTCTTCCTCAGCATGGGGTACGTGTCCTTCTTCGTCCGGGACATGACCGCCGGCCGCGGCTTCATCGCCCTCGCCGCGGTGTTCCTCGGCGGCCTGCGTCCCTGGGGCGTCTTCCTCGCCGCCCTCGGTTTCGGCGCCGCCGAGGCCCTGGCGGTACAGCTCGGCACCCTCGACGTACCACCGCAGCTGGTCTCGACCATCCCGTACGCCATGACGCTCCTCGCCCTCGCGCTGTACGCGTGGCGCAGGAAGCGGCGAGGCGTGGGGGAGGTGGCCCCGGCCTCCCTCTGA
- a CDS encoding ABC transporter permease, whose translation MTTSPPTTLIESEDRREYKATRRRGLAVDLSMTLATILAALVIGFLVMLATGKDPIAAYEALLTGPLERSFRVGRWLEDATTLTLLGLSVAIPFRARQISLGAESQLYAGALAAATVAVFLPLPPVAAVIVPLVAAATAGAGMGFVPGSMKARLGANEIVATLMLNAIVVRVYDYLVNGPLKEPGSSAVHSERIQPDSALTPLTDWLGIPFGRANVGFLLMLLTAVALWLLITRTPLGYRIRMTGSNPHFAEYGGIRVPRAIEWSFVIGGAVAGLAGAHLVQGVYGRLEPGLAGSLAFEGIVVALLARNNPLVVVVAGLFYSYLRAGGDIMEQQTDVGTEIVVVIQAVIVLLVTAQALPDLLKRRLARRQATAIGEAGAR comes from the coding sequence ATGACCACCAGCCCTCCGACCACGCTCATCGAGAGCGAGGACCGCCGGGAGTACAAGGCCACCCGGCGCCGCGGCCTCGCCGTCGATCTCAGCATGACCCTGGCGACGATCCTGGCCGCCCTCGTCATCGGCTTCCTCGTGATGCTCGCCACCGGCAAGGACCCGATCGCGGCGTACGAGGCCCTGCTCACCGGCCCGTTGGAGCGTTCCTTCCGCGTCGGCCGCTGGCTGGAGGACGCCACCACACTCACCCTGCTCGGCCTGTCGGTGGCGATTCCCTTCCGGGCCCGGCAGATCAGCCTGGGCGCCGAGAGCCAGCTGTACGCGGGCGCGTTGGCGGCGGCCACGGTGGCCGTCTTCCTGCCGCTGCCGCCGGTCGCCGCCGTGATCGTGCCCCTGGTCGCCGCGGCGACTGCGGGCGCCGGCATGGGCTTCGTACCGGGATCGATGAAGGCCCGGCTCGGCGCCAACGAGATCGTGGCGACGCTGATGCTCAACGCCATCGTGGTCCGCGTCTACGACTACCTGGTCAACGGCCCGCTGAAGGAGCCGGGCAGCAGCGCCGTCCACTCGGAGCGCATCCAGCCGGACTCCGCCCTCACCCCGCTCACCGACTGGCTCGGCATCCCCTTCGGCCGCGCCAACGTCGGCTTCCTCCTCATGCTGCTCACCGCCGTCGCGCTGTGGCTGCTCATCACCCGCACCCCGCTCGGCTACCGCATCCGGATGACCGGTTCCAACCCGCACTTCGCCGAGTACGGCGGTATCCGGGTGCCCCGCGCCATCGAGTGGAGCTTCGTGATCGGCGGGGCCGTCGCGGGCCTGGCGGGAGCGCATCTCGTGCAGGGCGTGTACGGACGTCTGGAGCCCGGGCTCGCCGGCAGCCTCGCCTTCGAGGGGATCGTGGTGGCGCTGCTCGCCCGCAACAACCCGCTGGTCGTCGTGGTCGCCGGCCTCTTCTACTCCTACCTGCGTGCCGGGGGAGACATCATGGAACAGCAGACGGACGTGGGCACGGAGATCGTGGTCGTGATCCAGGCGGTCATCGTGCTGCTGGTCACCGCCCAGGCCCTCCCGGACCTCCTCAAGCGCCGCCTCGCCCGCAGACAGGCCACCGCAATCGGTGAGGCGGGTGCCCGATGA
- a CDS encoding ABC transporter ATP-binding protein — protein MNESWDPAGPAVATRAVTKTYANGVRAVRGVDLDVPAGEIRAVVGENGAGKSTLMKLFYGLEQPTSGEILIGGRPRVLRGPAPAIALGVGMVHQNLMLVPSFTVAQNVVLGVEPGRRGLVDAKAAVEATARLAEEAGLAVDPLARIDEVSVGMRQRAEILKALHRRARILILDEPTAVLTPQETEDLFAAVRRLRDGGMTVLFISHKLREVREISDRVSVMRAGALVGTVATADTTEHSLAAMMVGREMSLDVARAPARRAGTTLRVRGLEYDAPTGQSLHGLDFDVAAGEIVGVAGIEGNGQTELAEILAGLRRPSAGTVRVGDTDTAGLDVAGHRRAGIGYVPEDRLHDGAALDESIADNLVVDRHDRPPLARRGVLRPAAVRAHAEQLVEDYAIRTPDPSVPVRALSGGNMQKVVVARELSAGPRLLIASQITRGVDIGAMRFMYERLVAARDDGAAVLLISADLTELLALSDRLLVLKDGRLVGRFDDTTGLTEKRVGLYMLGVEHHEGNHLTAGLDGTAGSDSAPGTHADNGPRADTGPHADTGPTTDPDDDGSGDSGKAAAE, from the coding sequence ATGAACGAGTCATGGGACCCGGCCGGGCCCGCCGTCGCCACCCGCGCGGTCACCAAGACGTACGCCAACGGTGTGCGCGCGGTCCGGGGCGTCGACCTCGACGTACCGGCCGGTGAGATCCGCGCGGTCGTCGGCGAGAACGGCGCCGGCAAGTCCACGCTGATGAAGCTGTTCTACGGCCTGGAGCAGCCCACCTCCGGCGAGATCCTGATCGGCGGCCGGCCCCGTGTGCTGCGCGGCCCGGCCCCCGCGATCGCGCTCGGCGTGGGCATGGTCCACCAGAACCTGATGCTGGTGCCGTCCTTCACGGTCGCCCAGAACGTCGTCCTCGGCGTCGAGCCCGGCCGCCGGGGCCTGGTCGACGCCAAGGCGGCCGTCGAGGCGACCGCGCGTCTCGCCGAGGAGGCCGGACTCGCCGTCGACCCGCTGGCCCGCATCGACGAGGTGTCGGTCGGCATGCGTCAGCGCGCCGAGATCCTCAAGGCCCTCCACCGCCGCGCCCGGATACTGATCCTGGACGAGCCGACCGCCGTCCTCACCCCGCAGGAGACGGAGGACCTCTTCGCCGCCGTACGACGGCTGCGCGACGGCGGAATGACGGTGCTGTTCATCTCCCACAAGCTGCGCGAGGTACGGGAGATCAGCGACAGGGTGAGCGTGATGCGCGCCGGCGCCCTGGTCGGGACCGTCGCCACCGCCGACACCACCGAGCACTCGCTGGCCGCGATGATGGTCGGCCGCGAGATGTCCCTGGACGTGGCCCGGGCGCCCGCGCGGCGCGCCGGGACCACGCTGCGGGTGCGGGGCCTGGAGTACGACGCCCCGACCGGCCAGTCCCTGCACGGCCTCGACTTCGACGTCGCCGCCGGCGAGATCGTCGGTGTGGCCGGCATCGAGGGCAACGGACAGACCGAACTCGCCGAGATCCTGGCCGGGTTGCGACGACCGAGCGCGGGGACCGTCCGCGTCGGAGACACCGACACCGCCGGTCTGGACGTCGCGGGCCACCGCCGGGCCGGCATCGGATACGTCCCCGAGGACCGCCTCCACGACGGGGCCGCCCTGGACGAGTCCATCGCCGACAACCTCGTCGTCGACCGGCACGACCGCCCGCCCCTCGCCCGCCGGGGCGTCCTGCGCCCGGCAGCCGTACGCGCCCACGCCGAGCAACTCGTCGAGGACTACGCGATCCGCACCCCCGACCCGTCCGTCCCGGTGCGCGCGCTGTCCGGCGGCAACATGCAGAAGGTCGTCGTCGCCCGCGAACTCTCCGCCGGACCAAGGCTGTTGATCGCCTCCCAGATCACCCGTGGCGTGGACATCGGCGCCATGCGCTTCATGTACGAACGTCTCGTCGCCGCCCGGGACGACGGCGCCGCCGTCCTCCTCATCTCCGCCGACCTCACCGAACTCCTCGCCCTCTCGGACCGGTTGCTCGTCCTGAAGGACGGCCGCCTCGTGGGCCGCTTCGACGACACGACCGGCCTCACGGAGAAGCGGGTCGGGCTGTACATGCTCGGGGTCGAACACCACGAAGGGAACCACCTGACGGCCGGGTTGGACGGCACGGCCGGTTCCGACTCCGCGCCCGGAACCCACGCCGATAACGGCCCGCGCGCCGATACCGGCCCCCACGCCGACACCGGCCCCACGACCGACCCGGACGACGACGGTTCCGGCGACTCCGGGAAGGCGGCCGCCGAATGA
- a CDS encoding BMP family ABC transporter substrate-binding protein: MTMRSYGPGAAVAVAGMLVLTACGGSGSDDSGSASSGKTRIKLVVNGGLGDKSFFDSAYEGLKRAESKLGYELKVVELGQDRTKWEPGFEDAAAADDYDILAAGTFDVTDYIGELAPQYPDKKFWVFDSAVDYTGKNGCSNKCENVYSVTFKQNEGGYLAGFLAEKLVAEKALKGAESLNKVGVVGGVKIPVIEDFIVGFKAGFKAAGGKNSDVLVQYVGGDKPFGDPAKGKEISTAMYGQGAALVWPVAGLSGLGTFESAASAGRYTFGVDSDQYQTLTDNAQKNTVVTSILKNVGNALYKAAEDDKKDAVKYGAVESVGLTEDAVGYVDDDHFQEVVPEKIRTELQEAADKVKSGSLTVPSAF, from the coding sequence ATGACGATGAGAAGTTACGGACCGGGCGCCGCCGTCGCGGTGGCGGGAATGCTCGTACTGACCGCGTGCGGAGGATCGGGCTCGGACGACTCCGGGTCGGCCTCCTCCGGAAAGACCCGGATCAAATTGGTGGTCAATGGCGGGCTGGGCGACAAGTCGTTCTTCGACTCCGCCTACGAGGGCCTGAAGCGGGCGGAGAGCAAGCTCGGCTACGAGTTGAAGGTCGTGGAGCTGGGCCAGGACCGCACCAAGTGGGAGCCGGGCTTCGAGGACGCGGCGGCCGCCGACGACTACGACATCCTCGCGGCCGGCACCTTCGACGTCACCGACTACATCGGTGAACTCGCCCCGCAGTACCCGGACAAGAAGTTCTGGGTGTTCGACTCGGCCGTCGACTACACCGGCAAGAACGGCTGTTCCAACAAGTGCGAGAACGTCTACTCGGTGACCTTCAAGCAGAACGAGGGCGGATATCTGGCCGGATTCCTCGCCGAGAAGCTGGTCGCCGAGAAAGCGCTCAAGGGCGCCGAATCCCTGAACAAGGTCGGAGTCGTCGGCGGGGTGAAGATCCCCGTCATCGAGGACTTCATCGTGGGATTCAAGGCCGGATTCAAGGCGGCCGGCGGGAAGAACTCCGACGTCCTCGTGCAGTACGTCGGCGGCGACAAGCCCTTCGGCGACCCCGCCAAGGGCAAGGAGATCTCCACCGCGATGTACGGGCAGGGCGCCGCCCTCGTCTGGCCGGTCGCCGGGCTCTCCGGACTCGGCACCTTCGAGTCGGCCGCGAGCGCCGGGCGCTACACCTTCGGCGTCGACTCCGACCAGTACCAGACCCTCACGGACAACGCCCAGAAGAACACCGTCGTCACCTCCATCCTCAAGAACGTCGGCAACGCCCTGTACAAGGCCGCCGAGGACGACAAGAAGGACGCGGTGAAGTACGGCGCCGTCGAGAGCGTCGGTCTCACCGAGGACGCGGTCGGCTATGTCGACGACGACCACTTCCAGGAGGTGGTGCCGGAGAAGATCCGCACCGAGCTCCAGGAGGCCGCCGACAAGGTGAAGTCCGGTTCCCTCACGGTCCCCAGCGCCTTCTGA
- the deoD gene encoding purine-nucleoside phosphorylase, with product MTADEEPFIAPKAAAPAPDTALKVAAPAPDTALKVAAPAGTPHISAAPGDFAPLVLMPGDPRRARRIAETFLDDARLVTDVRGILGYTGSHRGVPMSVLASGMGIPSVSIYATELFRHYGVRRIVRVGTAGALTASVAVRDVVIASAAHTDSSVSRLLVDGVTLSLAPSYRALRAAVDAADAVEREASDGVAVHIGPVFSSDHFYLDRPAVLDALERRGTLAVEMEAAGLYAVAAAEGGEALAVLTVSDHVRTGEALSAADRETGFDRAVRIAAAALRADG from the coding sequence GTGACGGCCGACGAAGAGCCGTTCATCGCGCCGAAGGCCGCCGCCCCCGCTCCGGACACCGCGCTCAAAGTCGCCGCCCCCGCTCCGGACACCGCGCTCAAAGTCGCCGCCCCCGCCGGCACGCCCCACATCTCCGCCGCCCCCGGCGACTTCGCCCCCCTCGTGCTCATGCCGGGCGATCCGCGTCGGGCCCGGCGGATCGCCGAGACTTTTCTCGACGACGCCCGGCTGGTCACCGATGTGCGCGGCATCCTCGGGTACACCGGCAGCCACCGGGGCGTACCCATGTCGGTCCTCGCCTCCGGCATGGGCATCCCGTCGGTGTCGATCTACGCGACGGAGCTGTTCCGGCACTACGGGGTCCGCCGGATCGTCCGGGTCGGCACGGCGGGCGCGCTCACCGCCTCGGTCGCCGTACGGGACGTCGTCATCGCCTCCGCCGCGCACACCGACTCCAGCGTCAGCCGCCTGCTGGTGGACGGCGTGACCCTCTCGCTCGCCCCGTCCTACCGGGCGTTGCGCGCGGCCGTGGACGCGGCGGACGCCGTCGAACGGGAGGCGTCGGACGGAGTGGCCGTACACATCGGCCCGGTGTTCTCCAGCGACCACTTCTACCTCGACCGGCCCGCCGTCCTCGACGCCCTCGAACGCCGGGGCACGCTCGCCGTCGAGATGGAGGCGGCCGGGCTGTACGCCGTCGCCGCGGCGGAGGGCGGCGAGGCCCTCGCCGTCCTGACCGTCTCGGACCATGTGCGCACCGGGGAGGCCCTGTCCGCCGCCGACCGGGAGACCGGCTTCGACCGGGCCGTACGCATCGCCGCGGCCGCGCTGCGGGCCGACGGCTGA
- a CDS encoding glutamine amidotransferase: protein MPRVLVIGESWFTYTVHQKGFDAFHTAEYTEGGGVFLDALRARGHEVTYVPAHEIPTRVPDTADGFDAYDVVVISDVGANSFQLPPETFNRSEPAPDRSELVRDFVERGGGVLMIGGYLTFSGIDARARWGRTPLAAALPVTMLDRDDRVELPAGAVPEVVGTHTVVAGLDRTWPALLGLNEVTVRPDAALLAACAGHPLLAVGGHGTGRSAAFTSDVAPHWAPPPFLEWDGYPELWDRLVRWLTGEEL, encoded by the coding sequence ATGCCCAGAGTCCTCGTCATCGGCGAGTCCTGGTTCACGTACACGGTCCATCAGAAGGGCTTCGACGCCTTCCACACCGCCGAGTACACCGAGGGCGGCGGCGTCTTCCTCGACGCGCTGCGCGCACGCGGCCACGAGGTGACCTACGTGCCCGCGCACGAGATACCCACCCGGGTCCCGGACACCGCCGACGGCTTCGACGCGTACGACGTCGTGGTCATCAGCGATGTCGGGGCCAACAGCTTCCAGCTGCCGCCGGAGACGTTCAACCGGTCCGAGCCCGCGCCCGACCGCTCGGAGCTGGTGCGGGACTTCGTCGAGCGCGGGGGCGGGGTGCTGATGATCGGCGGCTACCTCACGTTCAGCGGCATCGACGCCCGCGCCCGCTGGGGGCGTACGCCGCTGGCCGCCGCCCTGCCGGTGACGATGCTCGACCGCGACGACCGGGTGGAGCTGCCGGCCGGAGCCGTACCCGAAGTGGTGGGCACGCACACGGTCGTGGCCGGACTCGACCGGACCTGGCCCGCGCTCCTCGGCCTCAACGAGGTCACCGTACGGCCCGACGCCGCGCTGCTCGCCGCATGCGCCGGGCATCCGCTGCTGGCCGTCGGCGGCCACGGCACGGGCCGTTCGGCCGCCTTCACCTCCGACGTGGCCCCGCACTGGGCCCCGCCCCCGTTCCTGGAGTGGGACGGCTACCCGGAGCTGTGGGACCGCCTGGTGCGCTGGCTCACGGGGGAGGAGCTGTGA